The following are encoded together in the Tribolium castaneum strain GA2 chromosome 3, icTriCast1.1, whole genome shotgun sequence genome:
- the LOC135265689 gene encoding uncharacterized protein LOC135265689 has translation MVGAMKSFIATRIFFILPMTMSLAEEVEISTGVYWKKLPGTINYEATIPLTYSTSWRSNMKTESEINPINYCSRGEGKVGCKIIDEMGRLSTIYERERSMLGQMVDSQVKAGHQTNRRFQRALDFIASSFEWCCGFATQQKFNKLAMTEGELAQHVEEIQRGLSETLKNIGKESHEFAAYQKEAATAFEKVEKRMHIIEKLAMDMTNNNNIHMEEDEKLITAAVYNTYLNLKRTLNNLRTMEENEIATACKQHLIPQTILPPAILRKDLQKLALHIQQHDQELAIPMSNIWMLYTLPISDCTLTGGNITIQARIPIRRKGYTWTLYELISVPFAWYNHTCRIQHESTYVAISNGKKIETRTISGVSLHHCRPFENKLCFLPRFSADSIHGPTCVRKLISGGSIEELGSHCPMTCYRSQALTITEIEDEIFIMTHIDEKASIRCDAHETTIGPTSDKIQPGARKIHVPCHCTLISREEVLIEKRYPCIEQEVKEVSVVHVIPAIWSSLGSLVLGEFRQKDQLRFTNVSQCLNLNWTLTVPHLNLTSTANRVEEIREQLNNHNIDHEFSATYALHGDTILLIWNTVLSVFVAYLVLKRNPGGIIIAPTPGVHAWGEESQLGHQVVLVLMHIALLTFLIYVLAKIIKLCCRKRNSKEANSRQGSKIREEEGSASSEENEVLSPRPRVNHREKSRSEGRLELDEASLLSLARGQKTRVTLEPLPTRSEVMIHNVSEI, from the exons ATGGTCGGTGCCATGAAGAGCTTTATAGCGACTAGAAT attttttattcttcccATGACCATGTCTCTAGCAGAGGAAGTCGAAATCAGTACAGGGGTGTACTGGAAAAAGTTACCAGGGACAATTAATTATGAAGCCACCATTCCCCTTACCTATTCGACGAGCTGGAGGTCAAACATGAAGacagaaagtgaaattaaccCGATCAACTATTGTAGCAGAGGAGAAGGAAAAGTCGGATGTAAAATAATCGACGAGATGGGGAGACTTTCGACCATCTATGAGAGGGAACGTTCAATGTTGGGACAAATGGTGGACAGTCAGGTTAAAGCGGGCCACCAAACAAACAGAAGATTTCAAAGGGCGCTGGACTTCATAGCAAGTTCATTCGAATGGTGTTGCGGGTTTGCgacacaacaaaaatttaataagttgGCAATGACAGAAGGCGAATTAGCACAACACGTGGAAGAAATCCAACGAGGATTAAGCGAAACCTTGAAAAACATAGGTAAGGAGTCACACGAATTTGCAGCGTACCAAAAAGAAGCAGCGACCGCTTTTGAAAAGGTGGAGAAAAGGATGCACATAATCGAAAAACTGGCAATGGACATGacaaacaacaacaacattcacATGGAGGAGGACGAAAAATTAATCACAGCGGCGGTCTACAACACctatctaaatttaaaaaggacCTTGAACAACTTAAGGACGATGGAAGAAAACGAAATTGCGACCGCCTGTAAACAACACTTGATACCTCAGACCATCTTACCACCAGCAATTTTGAGAAAAGACCTACAGAAATTAGCCCTACACATCCAGCAACACGATCAGGAACTGGCCATTCCTATGAGTAACATCTGGATGTTATACACGCTACCGATAAGTGATTGCACGCTGACTGGAGGAAACATAACCATACAGGCACGAATCccaattagaagaaaaggttACACCTGGACTCTGTATGAGTTAATCAGTGTACCTTTCGCCTGGTACAACCACACTTGCAGGATTCAACATGAGAGCACATATGTCGCAATTTCGAACGGGAAGAAAATAGAGACGAGAACAATCTCCGGTGTGAGCCTGCACCACTGTCGaccttttgaaaataaattgtgtttcCTACCGAGGTTTTCGGCCGATTCGATTCATGGGCCGACGTGCGTAAGAAAATTAATCTCAGGGGGGTCAATCGAAGAATTAGGAAGCCATTGTCCTATGACATGCTACAGATCACAAGCACTGACTATCACAGAGATCGAAGACGAAATATTTATCATGACTCATATTGACGAAAAAGCCAGTATTCGCTGTGACGCACATGAAACCACAATCGGACCTACAAGCGACAAAATTCAACCGGGAGCAAGAAAAATTCACGTGCCCTGTCATTGTACACTTATTTCAAGGGAAGAAGTCttaattgaaaaaagataCCCATGCATAGAGCAGGAAGTGAAGGAAGTATCCGTAGTCCACGTGATACCGGCAATATGGTCCTCGCTTGGTTCACTAGTACTAGGTGAATTTAGGCAGAAGGACCAATTAAGATTTACGAACGTAAGCCAATGTCTCAACTTGAACTGGACTCTCACCGTTCCCCATCTCAATCTGACATCAACAGCAAATCGAGTGGAAGAGATAAGAGAACAGCTGAATAATCATAACATCGACCATGAGTTCAGCGCCACATACGCTTTGCACGGTGATACGATTTTACTGATTTGGAACACGGTCCTGTCAGTGTTCGTGGCATACTTGGTGTTAAAAAGGAATCCAGGAGGGATAATAATCGCTCCCACTCCAGGAGTGCACGCTTGGGGTGAGGAGAGCCAATTGGGACACCAAGTGGTTCTCGTGCTCATGCACATAGCATTATTAACCTTTCTTATTTATGTAttagcaaaaattattaagttatgCTGCAGGAAAAGAAATTCAAAAGAGGCAAACTCTCGGCAAGGGTCAAAAATTCGAGAAGAAGAAGGTAGCGCGAGTTCGGAGGAAAATGAAGTACTTTCTCCAAGGCCAAGAGTGAACCACAGGGAAAAGAGTCGGTCGGAGGGACGACTCGAACTGGATGAAGCAAGCCTGCTGTCTTTGGCAAGAGGTCAAAAGACCAGAGTGACTTTGGAGCCACTCCCAACTAGGAGTGAAGTAATGATTCACAACGTAAGTGAAATctag